Proteins encoded together in one Ictidomys tridecemlineatus isolate mIctTri1 chromosome 3, mIctTri1.hap1, whole genome shotgun sequence window:
- the LOC101966831 gene encoding asialoglycoprotein receptor 1 isoform X2, whose translation MTKEYQDLQHLDNEENDHHQLRRGLPPSQPFLQRLCSGPRLLLLSLSLSLLLLVVVCVIGSQNSQLKEELKALSKTFSNFTVSTEAEVKALSTQGGNVGRKMKLLESQLEKQQQDLSEEHSSLLLHVKQFVSDLRSLSCQMAVLQGNDSVRTCCPINWVEHEGSCYWFSSSGRPWPEANKYCELEDSHLVVITSWKEQRFVQHHMGPLNTWMGLTDQNGPWKWVDGTDYETGFKNWRPDQPDDWYGHGLGGGEDCAHFTPDGRWNDDFCQRPYRWVCETELGKTN comes from the exons ATGACGAAGGAATATCAAGATCTTCAGCACCTGGACAATGAAGAGAATGACCATCATCAGCTCCGAAGAG GGTTACCTCCTTCTCAGCCTTTTTTGCAGCGGCTCTGCTCCGGACCCcgcctcctcctgctctccttgaGTCTCAGCCTTCTGTTGCTGGTGGTTGTCTGTGTGATTGGATCCCAAA ACTCCCAGCTGAAGGAGGAGTTGAAGGCCCTGAgtaagaccttcagcaacttcaCAGTGAGCACTGAGGCTGAGGTCAAGGCCCTGAGCACTCAGG GAGGCAATGTGGGAAGAAAGATGAAGTTGCTGGAGTCCCAGCTGGAAAAACAACAGCAGGATCTGAGTGAAg AACACTCCAGCTTGCTGCTCCACGTGAAGCAGTTTGTATCTGACTTGCGAAGCTTGAGCTGTCAGATGGCTGTCCTCCAGGGCAATG ACTCTGTAAGGACCTGCTGCCCCATTAACTGGGTGGAACATGAAGGTAGTTGCTACTGGTTCTCCAGCTCTGGGAGGCCCTGGCCGGAGGCTAACAAGTACTGCGAGCTGGAGGACTCTCATCTGGTGGTGATCACCTCCTGGAAGGAGCAG AGATTTGTCCAGCACCACATGGGCCCTTTGAACACCTGGATGGGTCTAACAGATCAAAATGGCCCTTGGAAATGGGTGGATGGGACTGACTACGAGACAGGCTTCAA GAACTGGAGACCAGATCAGCCAGATGACTGGTACGGACATGGGCTGGGAGGAGGCGAGGACTGTGCCCACTTCACCCCTGATGGCCGTTGGAATGATGACTTCTGCCAGAGGCCGTACCGCTGGGTCTGTGAGACAGAGCTGGGCAAAACCAACTAG